The region ACAAAAATAAAACCGCGCATCGCCGGCTGGTCAAAAAGCACCGCCCCAAAAAAGGAAACAGCCGAAAATAGTTTTTCAAAAATCGCCCAAGCGGCGATTTTTTGGCGGAACAATTCGGGAGCGTTTAAAAAATTATATAAATTCAGCCATAGCTAAAATTATAGAATCGCGGAAAGGCGGCAGTTTGCATATATTCCATTTGAAATATATTTCGTTTTGGTTATTTGCATTTGGCCAGGATTCTGTTGATGAACTTGGTTTTGGCGCGGTAATATTTTTGAGTGCTCAAGCCGGCCGCGGCTTCTTTTATTTTTTCATATGCATTTAGTGCTTTGGGGTGGGTTTTTAGATGTTCTTCAAATTCCAATAAATTCGTCCAGTCGGCGCATTCCTCATTCACCACAATGATCTCCGCTTTTGTCTCTTTGATACAAATTACGAAACGCGCCCTTCGCAAAGGATATAAACTACCCGGCTTGCCAAAGGCCCTTTCCATTTTTTTGATTGTTGTGTCAAAATCAGCCGGAGATACGGGAATATCAATATCGATCTCGCCTTGCCCGGAAATTCCAAAGCTGACCGCGCCGTGAAGCTCTATTTTTGCGCCTTTTCCCAGTGTTTTCTTAATCATTTGTTTAATGAGGCTAAATTTGTCCAGTGAAGTTGGATCGTAAGGATGAATTTCAATTGAATTGCCATCCGGCAAATGCGCCAACCATTTTTCTTGTTCAGATGTGATCATAATTTTTTTGCTTATCGTGATATTGTATCATATTTCATTTGTTTTTTGACAGCCAAGCCCGGGTGAAATAGCAGGCCGAGTGAAATCTCATATATTCCATTTGGAATATATGAGGGCGGCATTATACTGTTTCTTGATTGATTTTTGGCGTAAAAACGGATAGATTGTAATTATTGACGAGGTAAAAACTAAAATGGGCAAATTTAATTTCAATCAAGGTGATTTTAACAAGATAAAGGATGAAGCAGAAAAATTTTACGGTTCAATCGGGGAAATTTATTGTCCCTATTTTCAAGAAAAAATTGTTTTTAATTCAAAGGGATTAAAGCATCTTAAATTCAAAGCCGATCAACAGGCACGGCCGGCAAAAGACCAATATGCGAGATTAAAACTTTTGTGTTTGGTTCCCGAAGTATTAAAAAAATCCCATACTATTCAAGGGATATGGAAAATCAAAAGATTTGAAGAACAAAAAACGAGTGGCGGATGGAAGCACATTTTAAGGGAGGTGGTTTATTATGAATTTGTAGCGGTTGTCTCCTCGGTTAGATTAAAAATAGTCGTCAAGGAGGTAATTGGCGGCGAAAAACATTTTTGGAGCGTTATCCCTTTTTGGGGCGTTGATAAGAAAAACAGTAAAAGGATTTTGCACAGCGGCAGTCTTGATCCCGATTAAACTAAAAATACCGCGGACGCGGTATGCTTTAGTGACGCTTGGTTACAGCTTGGATAGCCGTGACAGGGCCAAGGCCCTCCAAACGTCAATTTAAGCATATGATAAAATCGGACATTGTCAAGCTTGCTTGAGCATTGAACGATGCCATCTATGGCGTTATAGAGCGGGTTTGATATAATCTAATCAATAATAAAATAACCAAAAACTATGGAAAACACAAATGTTTCCAATGTCCCCAAGGAGACGGCCAAGGATGCGTTTTTGCATCTTTTGTCGGCGGCGATGATCTATTTGAGCGTGATCGCGTTCATCACTTTGTGGTGGCAGATCATCAATTTTCTGGTGCCCGACAAATTGAATCCCCAAGGCATCGGCAGCGGCATATATATGACGCTGATTTGGGCGACATCGGCGATCGTGGTGGCGTTTCCGGTGCATGTTTTGGTTTCCTGGATAATCGGCAAGGATCTGCGGGCCAATCCGGCCAAGCGCGAAGCCGGGGTGCGCAAATGGCTGTGGTATATCACTTTGTTTGTTTCGGCGCTGACCATGGTGATCGATCTGGTTTCATTGATCTTTAATTTTTTGCGGGGCGATCTGACCATGCAATTTTTCTTGAAATCGACGGTTATCCTGATCGTTGCCGCCGCGGTGTTCGGTTATTTTTTGTGGGATTTGAAAAAGAAAGACAAGGCGACCGATATGCCCAAAAAGATCGCCTGGATTACGGCGGCCGTGATCGCGGCCAGCATTATTTTCGGTTTTTCCTTGATGGGGTCGCCGGCAAACCAGCGCGATCTGCGGTTCGACGAGCAGCGAACGGGCAATTTGCAGGAAATACAAAACAACGCGGCCGATTATTGGCAGCAAAAAAAGGTTTTGGCCAAGGACTTGAATGAATTGAGCGTGACCGGCTATGGCATGCCCAAAGATCCGGAAACCGGAAAACAATACGAATACGCGGTTACCGGAGAGCTTTCGTTCCGGATCTGCGCGGATTTCAAAACGGTTTTGAGCGCGGAATCGGTTGGCAAGAATACGCCCTATTATTACGGGACGCGGGCCGGGTTGATGACGGTGCCCCAATATTGGGTTCACGGCGCCGAACGCACCTGTTTTGACACCACTATCGATCCGGCTTTTTTCAAGACCGAATCCGATATCAAAGCGCAGAACATGCTGGCACCGTAATGCGAATTTTTCAAAAAACCGCGGCATAAAATGCCGCGGTTTTTTGTTTGGCGTTACTGCCGGCAATTGGCGATATCGGCCAAGCATCCGGAATTGTCGTAACCCGCCGGATCGAAATTGGGCAGATTGTTTTTCCGGCATTGCAGGATTTTGTCCAAAACTTTTTGGCTCACCAAACACTCCGGGTTTTGCATTCTTGCGATTGTTGCGGCGGCGATTTCGGCTTGCGTCATGCATTTGTATTCCGTAACGCATCCTTGTTGATCGAAGTTGGTTTCAATCTGGCCGCCGCGCAAATTACAGGCGGTGCGTTCCGATTGCGCGGGTTGAATGATATTTTCGCACGCGACCGGCGCCAAGCATTGCGGTATCCAGGCGATTTTGGATTTTTCATTGGCGAAATTTTTAAGCGTCCAGCCCGGTCCTTGCGCGTTTTCAAAGGCCATAGAAACAACAAAAGGCAAGTTGATGTCGCCGATTTTTCGCGCCACGCAAACATTGAAAAACCCGTCGGTGTCGGTTGATTTCACCACCATCTTAAATTTTTTGCAGGGAACCGCGCCGGTATCGTCGTTTTCTTGCGGGATGATGGAATAATCGCCCGTGGATTGTCCCGTGAAAACATTTTTCAACAATATCGGCGAAGTTGTTTCCCAGTATTCTCTATCGTTAAAATTTTTACCGGCATAAGCAAACAGCCTGTTGAGCGTTAACGGCAAATCCAAATCGTTGTATTTTGACACGGCATCGTCAAAAGCCATGCCGGTTTCGTTGACCCAGGTACTGACGGCCATTTGGCCATTATCGGCATAGATTGTGAATTTGGCGTATTGCGTTTGCGAATTTTTATCGTTCGGTCGGATTTCCATCAATCCCAAATAAGCCGGCCGGTTGTCGCATGTGGTTTTGTTTTCTATGTAATAAGAAATCGTGTTGCTTTGGCCCGGACCAAAATTGCTGATGGCGTAATCAAGCCGCAAGGGAGTGATGGATTCTTCGGCGGGTTTGGTTTCCGCGTCTTCTTTCTTTTGTTCGGATTGCCGCAAAATCGGGGCGGGGATTGTTTTTTCATTTTGAAAGTAGAAAAACAAACCGCCGCTTATCGCCAGAACGAGGATAACAACGCTGCCCAGAACCATTGTTTTTTGTTTCATATATTTTATTTTACAATCCCAATTTTATTATATCATCTTTGTATTTGTATTTAAGGGTCTATCTCCTGTTGCCTGTCCCGAGTATTTCCGAGGGATAATCAACAAGGGTTAGACCCTTGTAAGAAGAATCCGGGGTGAATTTCAAGGGACTATCCCTCGTATTAACGAGGGATAGACCCTTGAAATCCCGTTCCCGGCGAGTGGCTACAACCACTGCAACCTTGACAGGGAGGCGGTTTTATGATATTGTTTAAACATAACTTAAATTCTCGTTAGTTTTGTTTAGGCAAAACCTATTCTCGTTAAGCGAGCGGTAATCCGCGAAGTCCTGAGCGTTGCGAAGGGCTATAAGCTTCAAAAACTGGCGAAAAAAATGATTGGTCGCTTTTTTTGTTTTGCAAACGCACGCAGGAAAGCCTAAAGACCCGAAGTTATAAAAGATATGCAGACGAGTACGCAGAGCGGGGAAAAAACCCGCGGATATTTTATGAAATCAAGGCTCTCGAGTTTTGGTTCCCGGCCCCGGCGTTTTAACGCCGGCAAGTTCGGCGCCAAGCGCGGGGGAGGCTCAAGGGGGAATAATTTCCGGGGAGCCAGAATCGATCCGGCAAAATTTGTCAACAAAGCAATCGGGCAAAGCGACCCGGCCGGCGAGAAGCTGTCCGAGACGAAATTTTGCGATTTCGAAGTTGATAAGCAATTGAAACAAAGAATCGCGGATAAGGGTTATGTGAACGCCACGCCGATTCAAGCCAAAGCCATTCCGCAGATTCTGAAAGGGATCGATGTAGTGGGGATTGCCGATACCGGCACGGGGAAAACCGCGGCATTTTTGGTGCCGCTGATCAACAAAGTTTTGGGCAATCGCAAGGCCAAGGTTTTGATCGTGGCGCCGACGCGCGAATTGGCGGCGCAAACCGACCAGGAATTAAAAAATTTGGCCAAGGGATTAAAGATATTTTCGGTGTGTTGCGTGGGCGGAACCAGCGTGTCGCGGCAAATGTCCGAATTGCGCTATTTCAATAATTTTATTATCGGAACACCGGGGCGGTTAAAGGATTTAATCGACCGCAAGCGGATAAATCTGGCGGAATTCTCGACCATTGTTTTGGATGAAGCCGATCGGATGCTTGATATGGGGTTTATCAATGATATGAGATTTTTGATGGCGGGTATGCCGCAAAACCGCCAGACTTTGTTTTTTTCGGCGACTTTGTCGCCCGAAATCGATCGGCTTATCGGCGAGTTTTTGCGCGATCCGGTGAAAATTTCCATCAAAACCCGCGACACTTCGCAGAATGTGGAGCAGGATGTGGTGAAAATCAACGGCCGCAACAAAACCGAAGTTTTGCGCGAGTTGCTGGCGCGGGAAGAATTCAGCAAAGTGCTGATTTTCGGCCGCACCAAGCATGGCGTGGAAAATCTTTGCAAGACTTTGGAGAAAAACGGCTTTAAAACCGAATCAATCCACGGCGACAAGAATTATTCGCGCCGCGTGAAATCATTGGAATTGTTCAAGCAGGACCGCATTCAAGTCCTTGTCGCCACCGATGTGGCCGCGCGGGGATTGGATATCGCCAATGTTTCGCATGTGATCAATTATGATTTGCCGCAATCCTACGAGGATTATATCCATCGCATCGGCCGCACCGGCCGCGGCAATCAATACGGCAAAGCGCTGACCTTTATCGACTAGTTTGCGTTTCAATTTTTTTAAAAATCGCCATTTTGGCGATTTTTTGTTAAAATAACCAAGCAACAGCTATAATAATCAAAAAAATGGAAGATCAAAAATTGGAAAAAATCGAGAAATTGGATTATTACGCGATGGAAACGGCAAAAAATCTGGCCGGTTGGAAATATCCGGAATTGAAAATCATAAAATCGAGCCGCAATGTTTTCGTGGGTTCGGGCGACGCCGACAACACGGGACGGATTCTGGCGCAGAATTTCGGCGGCGTTGGATTCTCCGTGGTTGATTACAAAAAGTTTTTTGAGAACAATCCCGAACGCGATTCGGATATCTACATCGTCAACGCGTCGGGCGCGAAAGACGGCGTTAAAATGGCGCGATGGCTCACCGAAAACAACTGGCGGCCCAAGTTGATTACTTCCAACCCCGAACCGCCCGCGGGCAAGTTTTTGAAACCCGAGGATATTTTCGTGTTTCCCGCGATTATGGAACCGCCGACTTACAATGTGAGCACTTACGCGGCCATGCTTTACGGGATTTTAAAAGAAGATGTTGCCGGCCTGGCGGATACGATGGAAAATTTGCGGATTCCGGATTTGCGCAAATACAAATTTATTTTCTTTTTAGCCGACGATAAATATGAAATTGTCGGCAGGATGGCCAAGCGGAAAATCGCCGAAACCCTGGACGGCATCGGCGCGGACGCGGGCGGATATTCCAACGCGGCGCATGGTATGTTGCTGCAGCCAAATCCCGACCGCTTGGTGTTTTGCCTAAATTGCAAGTATGACGGAACCGGCGATAGTTACGAGCTGGGTGGTGATTCTTATCTGGGATTGTTGCTTTGCATTCATTATATTATCGGAAAAAACCAGACCGACCGAAATTCCGAAACAATCTTGCGCAACTATTTCGAGAACGCCAAAAAACAAGGCTGGAAATTCAACAAAGTTTGGTAAAATACTTCAAAAAAGATCGGGGGGATGATGGCGTCTCGCGCGAAAATATAAAAACAGTCTCGGGATTTTTCTTCCGAGGCTTTGATCAATTGGAGGCAAATCTTGTTTTGTTCGAATATTTTTTCGCCTCCCAAGCTTTCGCAGGCTTCAAAAAGCCGCGAGCCGGTCATCGTTTTGATCAGGATATTTCGTCTTCCGTGCGGCCATATCAGTTTGGCGACCAGTTCTTTTCCCGCGTCGGTTTCTTTCTCCGCGACAGTTGTCAAATCGTCCACGAAAAAAAAGATTTCGTCGCGCAGGATATCGTTCGATTCCGGGATTCCGATGAAGTCGCCAAAATAATTATCCGCGAAGAGGTTGATTATTTTGCCGTTTTCATCGGTGACGATTTCAAATCCCAGAACAAAACCGGCGATTTTGCCGTATTCGGCCGCGACCAGGCAAATTGAACCGCGTACCCCCATTTCAAGGCAGTCGCCGCATGTTCTGACCGGGTATCCGACGGGCAATTTCCGGCCGCATATCAGGCATTCGCGGCTCTTGCCGTTTGACGGGGCGATGCCATTCAATCCAATCGAATTTGTTTTGCTTATTTTCATTTTTCGACCACTCCGTTTTTTTAAAGAACCGCTTCCCCGAAGGATGCGCAACAAAAAACCCTTCCGGGAAGGGATTGACAGTGGCAAAATTTGTAAAATTTAAAACCGACCGCGGCCAATCTCCGCCCGGGAGCGTTGGTTGCGGCGATGCAAACGGTTTAGAATGGTTTTGTAGCCGCCCAGCGGGCCGTTGAGCCATTTGGAAACGCGGGCAATCGTGGTTGAGCTTAGGCCGGTGGCATTGACGATGGCCGAATAGGGGATTTTTTCCGAAAGCATTCGTGCGGCTTTCAGCCGGTTGGCGAATTCTTTGATTTCGTCTTCGGTCATCAAATCGCGCAAAAAAGCTTGGGTTTCCCCAATAGTTTTAAACGCCAGAAACGCGCTGATCAAATTTTGTTTATCCTCATTTTTCCAATCCATATTATCACTTTATCAAACTAAATTACTTTAGTCAAGTAAACTAACAAAAAATATAATCAAATTGCCTTGAGATCATCTCGATTTGAGAATCATTATCGCGGGGCGTTTCGCGCCAGCGGACCTTATTATGACATTGATAATTTTTTCTAAAAAAGTTAGTTTAAAAACAGATTTGCCAAACCCAACCGCGTATAAAGCCAAAAATATGAATTTTCCTCAAATCAACATAAAAAATAAATTTATTCCCCGGGCGGCGATCGCGGTTATTATTGTCGCGGTTTTTATCGTTGCTTATTTGAACGATCGCAGAACGCCTTCCGGCGGCGCCGACGCGCGGGATCAGGAGTCGCGAGAACAATCGCCGGTGTTGACTGATCCTCAAAACAATATCGGGACTACCGAGGGTGACGGCAAGTTCGCGCCGCTTTTGGAAACCGAAATTGGCGCGGTAAGCAATCCGGTTTCATCGTCAACCGCTCCCGAAGCCGGACGGATCGCGGGCAAGGTTTGTTTTGGCGAGCAATGTTATGGCGTGGAATTGGCAAAGACTTCGCAGGAAATCGAGCGTGGTTTGATGTACCGGGCAAGCTTGGATAAAGACAAGGGGATGCTGTTTGATTTCGGCGGCGCCGGAATCCATAAATTTTGGATGAAAAACACTTTGATCAGTTTGGACATAATCTGGATCGGCACGGACAAAAAAATAATTTTTATTTCAAACAATATCTCGCCTTGTATCAAAGACCCTTGTCCGCTATACGGGCCGGATTTTTCGGCCAGATATGTTATTGAAGTGAACGGCGGCGAAATGAAGCGTTTGGGCGCGAAAATTGGCGATATCGTGAAGATCGAACAATAAAAAATCGCTTGACCTTTGCATTCGCGCTATCCATTGCCGCAAATCCGTTGAGGATTGACCTCCCAAAAGCTGAGGTCAAACCTCAACAAATTTGCTTACCGGGTAACAATTACATTTAACCCAAATTCAATTCCGCGGAGCCGCTGTCCGGGTTTTCAGCGATTGTGAATCCTTCTTTTTTAACCAGAGCTTTGATGGCGTAGTTGTCTTTCAGAAAGTTAAGATAGATTTTTTTCAATCCTTGCTGGCGGGCGATGCGGATCATATGATCGGTGATTTTTTTGCCCAATCCTTTTCTTTGCCAAGCGTCGGCCACCACAATCGCGAATTCCGCGGTTACATTGGGTTCTTCTTCAATGAGACGGCCCGCGCCGATGGTGGTTTTCTTGCCTTTTTCTTCAATCTCGGCGATAATCGCGGTTTCGCGTTCATAATCGATTTGGGTGAAGTGGCGCGCGAATTTGGCGTCGAAATTTTCCGGCGCGTTGAAAAACCGAAAGCGTTTGCTTTCCTCGGAGAGATTGTTCAGGAATTCCCGGTGGCGCGGTTCG is a window of Candidatus Nealsonbacteria bacterium DGGOD1a DNA encoding:
- a CDS encoding GrpB family protein, yielding MITSEQEKWLAHLPDGNSIEIHPYDPTSLDKFSLIKQMIKKTLGKGAKIELHGAVSFGISGQGEIDIDIPVSPADFDTTIKKMERAFGKPGSLYPLRRARFVICIKETKAEIIVVNEECADWTNLLEFEEHLKTHPKALNAYEKIKEAAAGLSTQKYYRAKTKFINRILAKCK
- a CDS encoding DUF5671 domain-containing protein, whose amino-acid sequence is MENTNVSNVPKETAKDAFLHLLSAAMIYLSVIAFITLWWQIINFLVPDKLNPQGIGSGIYMTLIWATSAIVVAFPVHVLVSWIIGKDLRANPAKREAGVRKWLWYITLFVSALTMVIDLVSLIFNFLRGDLTMQFFLKSTVILIVAAAVFGYFLWDLKKKDKATDMPKKIAWITAAVIAASIIFGFSLMGSPANQRDLRFDEQRTGNLQEIQNNAADYWQQKKVLAKDLNELSVTGYGMPKDPETGKQYEYAVTGELSFRICADFKTVLSAESVGKNTPYYYGTRAGLMTVPQYWVHGAERTCFDTTIDPAFFKTESDIKAQNMLAP
- a CDS encoding DEAD/DEAH box helicase; this translates as MKSRLSSFGSRPRRFNAGKFGAKRGGGSRGNNFRGARIDPAKFVNKAIGQSDPAGEKLSETKFCDFEVDKQLKQRIADKGYVNATPIQAKAIPQILKGIDVVGIADTGTGKTAAFLVPLINKVLGNRKAKVLIVAPTRELAAQTDQELKNLAKGLKIFSVCCVGGTSVSRQMSELRYFNNFIIGTPGRLKDLIDRKRINLAEFSTIVLDEADRMLDMGFINDMRFLMAGMPQNRQTLFFSATLSPEIDRLIGEFLRDPVKISIKTRDTSQNVEQDVVKINGRNKTEVLRELLAREEFSKVLIFGRTKHGVENLCKTLEKNGFKTESIHGDKNYSRRVKSLELFKQDRIQVLVATDVAARGLDIANVSHVINYDLPQSYEDYIHRIGRTGRGNQYGKALTFID
- a CDS encoding YerC/YecD family TrpR-related protein, with translation MDWKNEDKQNLISAFLAFKTIGETQAFLRDLMTEDEIKEFANRLKAARMLSEKIPYSAIVNATGLSSTTIARVSKWLNGPLGGYKTILNRLHRRNQRSRAEIGRGRF
- a CDS encoding DUF192 domain-containing protein, whose translation is MNFPQINIKNKFIPRAAIAVIIVAVFIVAYLNDRRTPSGGADARDQESREQSPVLTDPQNNIGTTEGDGKFAPLLETEIGAVSNPVSSSTAPEAGRIAGKVCFGEQCYGVELAKTSQEIERGLMYRASLDKDKGMLFDFGGAGIHKFWMKNTLISLDIIWIGTDKKIIFISNNISPCIKDPCPLYGPDFSARYVIEVNGGEMKRLGAKIGDIVKIEQ